The genome window AAGCCGAAACAGCTTCGTTGAGATAACCATGAATGCCGCTACGCCCAGCACAACAAGTGGATACAACCAATTCGGGTAGATAACAGCATAATCTAACTTGTAGCATAGTACGTAAGAAAGGATGGCTCTGATCTCGCAGAAACATAAACCTGGAAACAATCTGCCTTAGAAATAAGTGGGCTAATCCCAACCCACCGGCTTTCACTGACCGGAAAAGATTTGTACGGCTCGTGCGTTCCCACGTGGAGGCCCAAACAAAAGTGGCAAAACTTCTGTGTATCTTCTGTACATTTGAGCGGTTCATGCACAGCACCTGAAGTACATACCAAATTTTGGCTGCTAAGAATAAGTTGCACACTGTTGACCTCGCGAATATTGATAGGTTTTTTCCTCCCCACTTGTTCGCTTTCTCCCTTAATTTTTCTGTCTCGTCGTTCCAGTATTCACTGGGATCATTATATTTCTGCAGTGGCACACCGaggtacttcgtcggcacggagcTCCACTTAACCTTTTCGAAAAATTCAGGCTTTTCGTCCCAGGTACCATGCCAAAAAGCTGCACTCTTATCCCAGTTTAAGGCACTGCCTGACCACTTGCAGTACTTGTCTGCTACACTGACTGCTTCACTAATACTCCCTCTGTCTTTACAAAAAACAGCGATGTCATCTGCGTAGGACAGTACTTTGACCTCAGCCGTCATTAACCTAAAACCATGTATCTTGTCGCTCTTGATTATGCTCAAACAAAGGGCTCCAAGTAGATAGCAAATAACAAGGGGGAAATCGGGCAACCCTGACGGGCACTCCTTGCAATTTGAAAGTTTGCAGTGACTTCCTTGTTAATTACGATGCTAGCAAAACAATTCCTATACGACATCTTCACCCCTTCTAAAATAACATCTCCTACATTTACATGTTTCAATATTGAAAAAAGTACATCATGCATAACACGGTCAAAAGCCTTTTCCAAGTCCAGTTGCAACATTGCTACTTGGCTGTCCCATGCATCGCAACACTCAAGTATGCTCCTCGCAGTCTGGATATTGGTTCCTATTGTTCGGCCCTTAATTCCGCATGTTTGGTGCGGTCCTACGATTAACCGTATTACGCTTTGCAGTCTCTTGACGAGTACCTTCATAAAAACCTTATAATCAGTGTTATTGAGGCTTATGGGACGATAAGCACTCACTGACAAGAGCTTCACTGGATCTTCACTTTTGGGTATGAGTACAATATGTGACCTTCGAAAGGACGGCGGCATTTCCTTTACCTCGTAAGCCTCCGCTACGAGGCGTAACAGGAGTTCCGACAGCTCATATTTGAATGCTTTGTAAAAAGCTGTGCCTAGTCCATCCGGGCCGGGCGTTTTCCCTTCACTTAATTCATTAATGGCCCTTTCAATTTCCCCAACTGATATTGGCTCTTCAAGGCGTGCGGTGGTTTCCTTATCTAGTGTCGGCATTATTGACAAAAACTCGCTGTCCAAGGCTGCTTCTCTGTTACCGCTGCACCCAAGAAGTCCTTTATAATAATCCAAAAACGCGCTTTCTATCATCTGTTTGTCCGTGGTAGTCACTCCTCCGTATTTAATCTGTTTTATTTCTTTACGCGAGGCGTAGCGCTTTTCTTCGCTCAGCGAGCGTTTCGTCGGTGTTTCCCCCAGCCAAAGGtgttctgcgcgtgcgcgtatGACTGCTCCTCTGTATTTTTCAGTGTCCATTATCTCCAGCTGAATCTTGACCTCTCTTATCTCTTTAGTTAAAGTGCCTGGTCGCGTGCTTTCGACTGACAACAAGAATTCTAGCTGACCTTGtagttctttttgctttcttttttcattgtagCGTAACATGGAAGACCTTTCAATCGCACTCATTTTAACCGCGTTCTTCCTTGAACTGTTCCCACTGCAGCGATCCATTCGCCCCGACTCAGACGAGCGCACTTTTTCGAATACCATGTACTTCGATTACCTTATCCACAAAGATTTCATCACTAAGTAAATGTTTCGTCTTATAAGAGTGTTCACGTTGAACTTCCACAGTTTCCAAGAAAAGGTTGAACCGGCTCTTTTCTTCTTCCTCCCAGAGAAAACATGTGGCTGTGATACAAGGCTACTGGTCGCTAAAAGATACGTGTTTAACTTCGAAGTTAACACACTCTTTGGCAAGAGTAGATCTGATAGCGTATGCTCTATCCAGCCTAAACGGGAATGGCACAGCTTCCGCGTTGGTAAATGCGTGAAAGTAGGACGGCCTACTTCCAATTTGAAAGTAGGTATTCCTAAATCTTCCATGTAACCCCCCTCTTCATAAGCGCTGAGCAGCGAGATTAGTAGTGGGTCACTTTTATCTCGTGCAGGCACACTTCTAGTTCTATCTTCAGCCATGCAAACACAGTTAAAATCACCTAGCATGATAAGGCATTCTTCACATTTCAGAAAATGTTCTACTCTTTCAAACAATACAACACGCTCATTATCAGTGTTTGGTGCATAAATACAAATACCACGCCATTCCTTTCCAGAATACAAAAAGTCAAGCACAATCAAGCGCCCCTCCTCTGACGCTACAACTTTTTCACTTTCAATGCCTACGTTGTTCCTTATATAAATTGCGCAGCCCCCGGATGTACCTTTTGCGTGGCTGACACAAACATTATAGTGTCTTCGAAAAGTTTCCACCATACGATCCGTGTGCTCCTCACTTTCAATCTTGGTTTCTTGCACAGCTGCCAGATCTAGGTTATTTTCGAGAAAGAGACGATTAATTTGACTTTGACGCTTCTTGGCTGCTAGTCCACGTACATTCAAAGTGGCGATTCGTAAGGACACGGCAAGCTTTCCGTTCTTAATTTGTGAGGAGCACTTAGATCGCACAGCGTTTACCTCGGAGCGCAGAGATGTATAAGAGGGTTCACCGTGCTGAGGCAATTCACAGTCGGCATCATCCAGCTGCCCCGTGTCTTCCCTCTCAACAGATGTCCTGTGGCTGGACTCCGCAGCAGGGTCTAAACGTCTTTGTTTTAGAGGAGGCATGTCGCTGGCTTGGACAAGGGAAGCGAGGCCCCGCCTTTAGCTCGGCGGTTTCGCCTCTGGTCGTCCGTCAGGAGGAATGTTCGGTTTCGGCTTGAACGACATTCGTCGCATCAGAGCCGATTTAGGTGGCGGAGGGCCGCCGCTTGCATCCTTAGGAAGGTCCGAGTCTTCGAAGGTATCATTATGCCCTCGTTTGGCGGACATCGATGTGATGCCTTCCATGGCTACACTCTCATCTTTCGAAGGGTCGCACGGCGCAGCCGCTTCTACAACACGATTGTCGGTCGTGTTATATTGGGGTGCCTCACTTTTTGGTTCTGCTGACGTTTCTTTCGACTTCCTTTGGTCGCTCGCTATCAACACCTGTTTCACCGTCGTACTTGGGGGCGTTTCCGGCTTTTTGGGTTTCTccggcgccatcgctgctgcttcttcggcTTCAGCTTCGTCCATGAAATTTTCAGAAGCATCTTTGCTTTTCGCGGGTCCCGTTATGTTCGCATACGTAAGCACACACTGGGCTTCGTCGTGGCCAAACCGTCGGCACCGCTGGCATCGAGGGATTCGGCAGTCACGGCGGATGTGACCTTTtccttggcagcgcaaacaaagggGGGCCTTTCCAGGAATTACGACGAGAGCAAGTTCTCCGGCGACACGTACTTGGTGGGGAACGTCTTCAATTGTGACCCCTGTCTTTAGCTTCAGGCTTAGCACACGCGTTGTCGAACCTTTCTCTGACACACCCGACACGCGCCAGCGTTTCCTATTCACTTCTGTGACTTCGCCATACGGCTCGAAGGCCACACGTATATCCTCATTTGTTACATTGTGGAGCACCCAGTGTATCTTCACTCGAACCTCCTGGTTGTTTGGGTCTACCACCAGGCACTTCCTGTTTTTCACATTAATATGTCCGGCAGCTAACAACTTTCGCATACCTTCACGACTTTTGAACGTCACGGCCCACACATGATTCATTTGAAATGCACCTAAGGCTTCCACCTCAGGTAGCAATTCCAATTGAGCAATGGCATCCCTGTAGTCCTCGACTCGGTACGGTTTCGCTTGTAGGTCACCGTGAAAAAATACTGTGTTCAAAACAATACGACCTTTCGGCAGATGTGGCGGCAGTACTTGATAATCCTGGTTATCTTCCATAGCGTCCCTGTTTCCGCGActaaactgtgccgcaagcaCTGGCTCGTTCGAGCCCATGAAAACACGTCCGTCACCCGTGGCGGCTGGAAGTGGACTCAATCgctcggccacgactgcagcgACAGACGCACGATAAAACGTACCGGCACCAGTTTCACCTA of Rhipicephalus sanguineus isolate Rsan-2018 unplaced genomic scaffold, BIME_Rsan_1.4 Seq496, whole genome shotgun sequence contains these proteins:
- the LOC125756699 gene encoding uncharacterized protein LOC125756699, with amino-acid sequence MPPLKQRRLDPAAESSHRTSVEREDTGQLDDADCELPQHGEPSYTSLRSEVKWSSVPTKYLGVPLQKYNDPSEYWNDETEKLREKANKWGGKNLSIFARSTVCNLFLAAKIWYVLQVLCMNRSNVQKIHRSFATFVWASTWERTSRTNLFRSVKAGGLGLAHLFLRQIVSRFMFLRDQSHPFLRTMLQVRLCCYLPELVVSTCCAGRSGIHGYLNEAVSAFNILKVRFSLQYLGVVTKRQLYKDLIDVMLPVPMYRAMYEKGQGKDVLKTVKIMVVRPSAKTFFFQLHTGTLPVKPWLQERGLFVPWSVNCLLCRKPESVDHIFLDCLDATFHWDILQRTLTKDLPLTPHGIRFLPVHSDSGIPYDMFMLLSMHAIWKSCMAFRHVDAKARSVREYFIESIAYIRDAYNAREEQPEWLPVLNELVALKRF